In a single window of the Rhopalosiphum padi isolate XX-2018 chromosome 1, ASM2088224v1, whole genome shotgun sequence genome:
- the LOC132932008 gene encoding T-complex protein 1 subunit eta: MRPPILLLKEGTEDSQGKSQLLSNITACQAVVEAIRTTLGPRGMDKLIVDSRGTATISNDGATIMKISDIIHPAAKILVDIAKSQDAEVGDGTTSVVLLAGEFLKQVKPYVEEGVHPRIIIKALRKGLKIAQDRIDQIAYKMKFNNDEEYRTFLQKCAATALNSKLIHQEKDFFSKIAVDAVLLLDELLPLNMIGIKKVQGGGLQDSQLITGVSFKKTFSYAGFEMQPKHYKSPKIALLNIELELKAERSNAEVRVNTVEEFQKVVDTEWNILYEKLEHIYKSGAQVVLSKLPIGDVATQYFADRDMFCAGRVVDEDLKRTMKACGGVIVATTYDLNDSVLGKCESFEEKQIGGDRFNIFSGCPNAKACTIILRGGGEHLLDETERSLHDAIMIVRRTVKNDSIVAGGGAIEMELSKVLRDYSRSIAGKEQLIVAAIAKSLEIIPRQLCDNAGFDATNILNKLRQKHAQGGEAFGVDINREHVVDNFENCVWEPVIIKKNALAAAIEAACLVLSVDQTIKNPKSGGGEEQQGRGRGRPM, from the exons ATG cgtCCCCCAATTTTATTACTCAAAGAAGGAACTGAAGACAGCCAAGGAAAATCTCAGTTATTATCCAATATTACTGCTTGTCAAGCAGTTGTTGAAGCTATTCGTACTACGTTAGGTCCACGTGGAATGGACAAGTTGATTGTGGATAGTCGTGGTACAGCAACTATTTCTAATGATGGCGCAACAATCATGAAAATATCAGATATAATCCATCCTGCAGCAAAAATTCTTGTTGATATTGCTAAATCACAAGATGCTGAAGTTGGTGATGGTACCACCAGTGTTGTTCTATTAGCAGGAGAGTTTCTTAAACAAGTTAAACCTTATGTTGAAGAAGGAGTTCATCCCAGAATTATCATTAAAGCTTTGCGTAAAGGCTTAAAAATTGCACAAGATAGAATTGATCAAATTGCTTATAAa atgaaattTAACAATGATGAAGAATACCGCACTTTCCTTCAAAAATGTGCAGCCACTGCTCTTAATTCAAAGCTTATTCATCAAGAAAAAGATTTCTTTTCAAAAATTGCCGTGGatgcagtattattattagacgAGTTATTGCCATTAAACATGATTGGTATTAAAAAAGTTCAAGGTGGTGGATtacag GATTCACAACTCATTACTGgtgtatcatttaaaaaaacattttcatatgCTGGTTTTGAAATGCAGCCAAAACATTATAAATCTCCAAAAATTGCATTGCTTAATATTGAGCTTGAATTAAAAGCTGAACGTTCTAATGCTGAAGTGCGAGTGAATACTGTTgag gaATTTCAAAAAGTTGTTGATACTGAATGGAATATTTTGTATGAGAAACttgaacatatttataaaagtggAGCTCAAGTTGTATTATCTAAACTACCAATTGGTGATGTTGCTACTCAATATTTTGCTGACAG AGATATGTTTTGTGCTGGTCGTGTTGTTGATGAAGATTTAAAACGTACAATGAAAGCATGTGGTGGTGTCATTGTTGCTACAACTTATGATTTAAATGATTCTGTACTTGGTAAATGTGAGTCTTTTGAAGAAAAACAAATTGGAGGAGATAGATTCAATATATTCTCTGGATGTCCTAATGCCAAGGCATGTACTATTATACTACGTGGTGGAGGTGAACATTTATTAGATGAAACTGAACGTTCTTTACATGATGCTATTATGATTGTCCGAAGAACTGTAAAAAACGACTCAATTGTAGctg gTGGAGGTGCTATTGAAATGGAATTAAGCAAAGTACTTCGTGATTACTCTAGATCAATAGCTGGCAAAGAACAATTGATTGTAGCTGCTATTGCAAAATCATTGGAAATTATTCCAAGACAATTGTGTGATAATGCTGGTTTTGATGCTACTAATATATTGAACAAATTACGTCAGAAACATGCTCAAGGAGGTGAAGCATTTGGTGTGGATATCAATCGAGAACATGTTGTAGATAATTTTGAAAACTGTGTTTGGGAACcagtgattattaaaaaaaatgctctTGCAGCTGCTATTGAAGCCGCTTGTTTAGTTCTATCAGTAgatcaaacaattaaaaatccaaaatcaGGCGGTGGTGAAGAACAACAGGGGCGTGGACGTGGAAGGCCTATGTAA
- the LOC132917938 gene encoding large ribosomal subunit protein uL13m yields MSQLGRVKQWNTFARCWHLFDAAWQNPLECAPTIEKYLKGLIKPIYHPLVDCGDHVVVINSKQIAFPGEEWRRRAYFHHTGYSGGASWTPAWELHDRDPTMIIRKAVYHHMKGNLFRRVVMERLHIYPDSNVPEEVMENISNQIRSLRSIPKTLDSYSKDEIEKYPKIIDYPEDFILSKN; encoded by the exons ATGTCACAATTAGGGAGGGTAAAG CAATGGAACACGTTTGCTCGCTGTTGGCATCTGTTCGATGCAGCTTGGCAAAATCCTTTAGAATGTGCTCCTACGattgaaaagtatttaaaaggACTCATTAAACCAATTTATCATCCTTTAG tggatTGTGGCGATCATGTTGTAGTTATTAACAGTAAACAAATTGCATTTCCTGGTGAGGAATGGCGTCGTCGTGCTTATTTCCATCATACTGGATATTCAGGTGGAGCATCTTGGACTCCGGCTTGGGAATTACATGATAGAGATCCAACTATG attATCAGAAAAGCTGTTTATCATCATATGAAAGGCAATTTATTCAGAAGAGTAGTCATGGAACGTTTACATATTTATCCAGATTCTAACGTACCAGAAGAGGTTATGGAGAATATTTCCAACCAAATTCGATCATTACGATCTATACCTAAAACATTGGATTCTTATAGTAAAGATGAGAttgaaaaatatccaaaaattatagattaccctgaagattttattttgtcaaaaaattaa